In one window of Carassius auratus strain Wakin chromosome 28, ASM336829v1, whole genome shotgun sequence DNA:
- the rundc3aa gene encoding RUN domain-containing protein 3A isoform X3, giving the protein MAMGLTSKKSSSRNSGVERKNLITVCRFSVKTLLEKYTAEPIDDSSEEFINFAAILEHILSHRFKGPGGWFSSDGQRSFWDYIRLACSKVHNNCISSIESIENISTSRAKGRAWIRVALMEKRLSEYVATALRDTRTTRRFYDDGAIMLREEATVLTGMLIGLSAIDFSFCLKGEVLDGKTPAVIDYTPYLKFTQSYDYLSDEDDRRSVDSSASDESVAEHPYIPLVTDEETWSNKCRKMEQRFKIVYAQKGYLEELVRLRESQLKNVETENKRLDAKLEELQVQSQQEKKELEAIILELQAQLTGIIPCESSHLAKGLSIPLINQWTTAQAANNQGNVKLFRRRSFHSLDLSVDASLNSDSQKEDGNQNGDTAWSAAKDNTPSMLGLCGSLASLPSCKSLASLKSSEYLVNISTEPSPALSPS; this is encoded by the exons GTTCTCTGTGAAGACATTGTTGGAAAAGTACACTGCAGAGCCTATTGACGACTCATCGGAGGAGTTCATCAACTTTGCAGCAATTTTGGAGCACATCCTAAGTCATCGTTtcaaag gtCCAGGTGGTTGGTTCAGTTCAGATGGCCAAAGGAGTTTCTGGGACTATATCCGTCTGGCCTGCAGTAAAGTCCACAACAACTGCATCAGCAGCATTGAGAGCATTGAGAACATTAGCACGTCACGAGCAAAG GGACGAGCCTGGATTCGTGTAGCTTTGATGGAGAAGCGTTTGTCTGAATATGTAGCCACTGCGTTGAGAGACACTCGTACAACCAG GAGATTTTATGATGATGGTGCCATAATGCTCCGGGAGGAGGCTACTGTTCTGACAGGGATGCTAATTGGACTCAGTGCCATTGACTTCAG TTTCTGTCTAAAAGGAGAAGTTTTGGATGGAAAGACACCTGCAGTGATTGACTACACACCTTACTTGAAGTTCACCCAGAG CTATGACTACCTGAGTGATGAAGACGACCGCCGCAGTGTGGACAGCAGTGCCAGTGATGAGAGTGTAGCCGAGCATCCTTACATTCCTTTGGTCACAGACGAAGAGACCTGGAGCAACAAATGCCGAAAGATGGAGCAAAGATTCAAGATCGTCTATGCCCAAAAG GGTTATTTAGAGGAATTGGTCCGCTTGAGGGAATCCCAGCTGAAAAATGTAGAAACTGAGAACAAGCGGCTTGATGCTAAACTAGAGGAACTACAGGTCCAGAGTCAACAGGAGAAGAAAGAACTGGAGGCAATTATACTGGAGCTACAAGCACaact CACTGGCATCATTCCCTGCGAGTCCTCTCATTTGGCAAAAGGACTGTCTATTCCACTCATTAACCAGTGGACAACTGCACAAGCCGCCAACAACCAAGGAAATGTAAAGCTGTTCCGTCG GAGAAGTTTTCACAGTTTGGACCTCTCAGTTGATGCAAGTTTGAACTCTGACTCTCAGAAGGAAGACGGCAATCAGAATGGAGACACAGCCTGGTCAGCAG CTAAAGACAACACTCCCTCTATGCTCGGTCTGTGTGGTTCTTTGGCTTCTCTACCCAGCTGTAAGTCACTGGCAAGTCTCAAGTCCAGTGAGTATTTGGTCAACATCAGCACAGAGCCTAGTCCTGCCCTGTCTCCCAGCTAG
- the rundc3aa gene encoding RUN domain-containing protein 3A isoform X4, protein MPRFSVKTLLEKYTAEPIDDSSEEFINFAAILEHILSHRFKGPGGWFSSDGQRSFWDYIRLACSKVHNNCISSIESIENISTSRAKGRAWIRVALMEKRLSEYVATALRDTRTTRRFYDDGAIMLREEATVLTGMLIGLSAIDFSFCLKGEVLDGKTPAVIDYTPYLKFTQSYDYLSDEDDRRSVDSSASDESVAEHPYIPLVTDEETWSNKCRKMEQRFKIVYAQKGYLEELVRLRESQLKNVETENKRLDAKLEELQVQSQQEKKELEAIILELQAQLTGIIPCESSHLAKGLSIPLINQWTTAQAANNQGNVKLFRRRSFHSLDLSVDASLNSDSQKEDGNQNGDTAWSAAKDNTPSMLGLCGSLASLPSCKSLASLKSSEYLVNISTEPSPALSPS, encoded by the exons GTTCTCTGTGAAGACATTGTTGGAAAAGTACACTGCAGAGCCTATTGACGACTCATCGGAGGAGTTCATCAACTTTGCAGCAATTTTGGAGCACATCCTAAGTCATCGTTtcaaag gtCCAGGTGGTTGGTTCAGTTCAGATGGCCAAAGGAGTTTCTGGGACTATATCCGTCTGGCCTGCAGTAAAGTCCACAACAACTGCATCAGCAGCATTGAGAGCATTGAGAACATTAGCACGTCACGAGCAAAG GGACGAGCCTGGATTCGTGTAGCTTTGATGGAGAAGCGTTTGTCTGAATATGTAGCCACTGCGTTGAGAGACACTCGTACAACCAG GAGATTTTATGATGATGGTGCCATAATGCTCCGGGAGGAGGCTACTGTTCTGACAGGGATGCTAATTGGACTCAGTGCCATTGACTTCAG TTTCTGTCTAAAAGGAGAAGTTTTGGATGGAAAGACACCTGCAGTGATTGACTACACACCTTACTTGAAGTTCACCCAGAG CTATGACTACCTGAGTGATGAAGACGACCGCCGCAGTGTGGACAGCAGTGCCAGTGATGAGAGTGTAGCCGAGCATCCTTACATTCCTTTGGTCACAGACGAAGAGACCTGGAGCAACAAATGCCGAAAGATGGAGCAAAGATTCAAGATCGTCTATGCCCAAAAG GGTTATTTAGAGGAATTGGTCCGCTTGAGGGAATCCCAGCTGAAAAATGTAGAAACTGAGAACAAGCGGCTTGATGCTAAACTAGAGGAACTACAGGTCCAGAGTCAACAGGAGAAGAAAGAACTGGAGGCAATTATACTGGAGCTACAAGCACaact CACTGGCATCATTCCCTGCGAGTCCTCTCATTTGGCAAAAGGACTGTCTATTCCACTCATTAACCAGTGGACAACTGCACAAGCCGCCAACAACCAAGGAAATGTAAAGCTGTTCCGTCG GAGAAGTTTTCACAGTTTGGACCTCTCAGTTGATGCAAGTTTGAACTCTGACTCTCAGAAGGAAGACGGCAATCAGAATGGAGACACAGCCTGGTCAGCAG CTAAAGACAACACTCCCTCTATGCTCGGTCTGTGTGGTTCTTTGGCTTCTCTACCCAGCTGTAAGTCACTGGCAAGTCTCAAGTCCAGTGAGTATTTGGTCAACATCAGCACAGAGCCTAGTCCTGCCCTGTCTCCCAGCTAG